One genomic region from Sulfurimonas sp. encodes:
- a CDS encoding DUF58 domain-containing protein — protein MSKLQKILVRARRQVFSEMVGNNPSIFQGEGYDFIELREYMAGDDIRHIDWNITAKMQKPFIKIFREERELNVVLVSVLNGSVHFGSKKFKQESIAEISALLSFSTLKNGDLLSSYIFTDEMISNTKPSKKLHQIQKNVSEILDFDAINKKVDFKVIADTLYKRLKRKSLIIIVGDFFEIPDFRLLAKKHEVISIIVRDTLEEKPPEMGFSSLVDPESGATLEGDFNASSVKAYAKKVQMHDHNLYETFRKYQVRFTKIYTHSLASVELRRLFEGR, from the coding sequence TTGAGTAAATTACAAAAGATTTTAGTTCGTGCAAGACGCCAAGTTTTTAGTGAAATGGTTGGAAATAACCCATCTATTTTTCAAGGTGAAGGTTATGATTTTATAGAATTGCGTGAGTATATGGCAGGAGATGATATTCGTCATATTGACTGGAATATCACAGCTAAGATGCAAAAACCATTTATAAAAATATTTCGTGAAGAAAGGGAACTGAATGTTGTTTTAGTTTCTGTCTTAAACGGAAGTGTACATTTTGGTTCTAAAAAATTTAAACAAGAAAGCATCGCTGAAATATCAGCACTTTTAAGTTTTTCAACGCTAAAAAATGGAGATTTGCTAAGTTCGTATATATTTACAGATGAAATGATTTCAAATACTAAACCAAGTAAAAAACTTCATCAAATTCAAAAAAATGTATCTGAGATTTTAGACTTTGATGCAATAAACAAAAAAGTTGATTTTAAAGTTATCGCCGATACACTTTATAAACGCTTAAAAAGAAAATCTTTAATCATCATAGTTGGAGATTTTTTTGAAATACCAGACTTTAGACTTTTAGCTAAAAAACATGAAGTTATATCTATAATAGTTAGAGATACTTTAGAAGAAAAACCGCCTGAGATGGGATTTTCTTCTTTAGTTGACCCCGAGAGTGGAGCGACACTAGAAGGTGACTTTAATGCTTCAAGTGTAAAAGCTTATGCAAAAAAAGTACAGATGCATGACCATAATCTATATGAAACTTTTAGAAAATATCAGGTCAGGTTTACAAAAATATATACTCACTCTTTAGCAAGTGTAGAACTTAGACGATTATTTGAGGGTAGGTAG
- a CDS encoding MoxR family ATPase: protein MISKIQTIKEEVAKVVVGQDKMIDGLLIALLCEGHILIEGVPGLAKTTTVNALSKSLGLNFKRAQFTPDLLPSDILGAEIYDPQNNSFKIKKGPIFTNLLLADEINRAPAKVQSALLEVMQEKQITLGDTTFKLDPPFFVMATQNPVEQEGVYQLPEAQLDRFMLKIVVDYNTKEEELEIAKRISSGNAEEIQAVVTHEELQELKEEIKAIHIDEEVQKYIIELVSATRNPSEYGLDELKNYIQFGASPRVSIDMFKAVKAMAYLRGKDFVTPVDVAFIVKDIMRHRIILTYEAEAEGITTDEIIQKVLETVAIP, encoded by the coding sequence ATGATTTCTAAAATACAAACAATCAAAGAAGAAGTAGCTAAAGTAGTTGTTGGACAAGATAAAATGATAGATGGGCTTTTGATAGCTTTACTTTGTGAGGGACATATACTTATAGAAGGTGTTCCGGGACTTGCAAAAACTACAACCGTAAATGCACTTTCAAAATCCTTGGGCTTAAATTTTAAACGAGCGCAATTTACACCAGATTTACTTCCTTCTGACATACTTGGTGCAGAGATTTATGACCCTCAAAACAACAGTTTTAAAATCAAAAAAGGCCCGATATTTACAAACTTACTTTTAGCAGATGAGATCAACCGTGCTCCTGCAAAAGTACAATCTGCCTTGCTTGAAGTTATGCAAGAAAAACAGATAACACTTGGCGATACAACTTTTAAACTAGACCCACCATTTTTTGTAATGGCTACTCAAAATCCAGTTGAACAAGAGGGTGTATATCAACTTCCAGAGGCTCAACTAGATAGATTTATGCTAAAAATAGTAGTTGATTATAATACCAAAGAAGAAGAACTTGAAATTGCAAAACGAATTTCTAGTGGAAATGCTGAAGAAATACAAGCAGTTGTAACACATGAAGAACTTCAAGAGTTAAAAGAAGAAATAAAAGCTATTCACATAGATGAAGAAGTTCAAAAGTACATCATAGAACTTGTAAGTGCAACAAGAAACCCTAGTGAGTACGGTCTTGATGAGTTAAAAAATTATATACAATTTGGAGCATCCCCTCGTGTTAGTATAGATATGTTTAAAGCTGTAAAAGCGATGGCATACTTAAGAGGAAAAGATTTTGTAACTCCTGTTGATGTGGCTTTTATAGTAAAAGATATAATGCGTCATCGTATAATATTGACATACGAAGCAGAAGCAGAGGGTATTACAACTGACGAGATAATACAAAAAGTTTTAGAGACAGTTGCGATTCCATAG
- a CDS encoding LPP20 family lipoprotein has translation MQIKTLFLLLTITFFSACGVSASPSVNSAALSWLNNPPSDTSRYFYAVGYGDTQKDAKSDALGVISAKISVDVASNFSNSLTASRQDGNEDILQTTKNEVVSKSKNIEYSDVKVQESLNEGAKWTLLVQVDRNILTATYERKLQKVDDKIKVEWEIYQDAGYFEKLKLSSVINKYLKQTDTFFPLLHALNTSYDDSKYTSRYLTYTKEMRKAKSELVFKIKSDKNSESLASLIRSELSAQNATFNNTNYNVLIKITTKAKMRKVNSTNEEFKKITIALRKTVIKATDRKGNVVSNVMYKTKAGSSDGFADAIARVAKYEAMIEKKGIISFITGN, from the coding sequence ATGCAAATAAAAACACTATTTTTATTACTTACAATTACTTTTTTTAGTGCATGTGGAGTTTCGGCTTCACCATCAGTAAATAGTGCAGCTCTTAGTTGGTTAAACAATCCACCTTCAGACACAAGTAGATACTTTTATGCTGTTGGGTATGGAGATACTCAAAAAGATGCTAAAAGTGACGCTCTAGGTGTTATAAGTGCTAAGATTTCTGTTGATGTTGCGTCTAATTTTTCAAACTCATTGACAGCTAGTCGTCAAGATGGTAACGAAGATATTTTACAAACTACAAAGAATGAAGTGGTAAGTAAAAGTAAAAATATTGAGTATAGTGATGTTAAAGTACAAGAAAGTTTAAATGAGGGTGCAAAGTGGACTCTTTTAGTTCAAGTTGATAGAAATATTTTAACTGCTACTTATGAGAGAAAACTTCAAAAAGTAGATGACAAGATAAAGGTAGAATGGGAAATATACCAAGATGCTGGTTATTTTGAAAAACTAAAACTTTCTTCTGTTATAAATAAATACCTAAAACAAACAGATACTTTTTTTCCTCTTTTACATGCTTTAAATACAAGTTATGATGACTCAAAATATACTTCTAGATATTTAACATATACTAAAGAGATGCGAAAAGCAAAAAGTGAGTTAGTATTTAAGATAAAGTCTGATAAAAATTCAGAGTCTTTAGCTTCACTTATTCGTTCAGAACTAAGTGCGCAGAATGCTACTTTTAATAATACAAACTATAATGTTCTTATAAAAATCACAACAAAAGCAAAAATGAGAAAAGTTAATTCTACAAATGAAGAGTTTAAAAAAATTACAATTGCTCTTAGAAAAACAGTAATTAAAGCGACTGATAGAAAAGGAAATGTAGTTTCAAATGTTATGTATAAAACAAAAGCAGGTTCTTCAGATGGTTTTGCAGATGCAATCGCTAGAGTTGCAAAATATGAAGCTATGATAGAGAAAAAAGGTATCATTTCTTTTATAACAGGTAATTAA
- a CDS encoding VWA domain-containing protein, with the protein MTFLNPEYFWLFLFLIAGFIKKDFKELRITSFGYILTLVFIILALTRPVIEQEPIQSEQILSDVVIAVDLSYSMQARDIKPTRLHKAKEILNTLVKVQYKSRFGVLGFTTNAIILSPMTQDSELLKHLFNSLDDKLIITKGSSIIEALKLSTKMSESKHLSLVILSDGTDATSFEDEVRFVKENFMVVNIFMLATKQGSTLSLANGELLKDENSDIVVSRENTNIKVLSSATGGVYTKDLGELLDALNEQKTQDEKSKTIIIKNFELFYYLIVLAIITFLLSVTSLKKYLLAFFLLFGVSLDANVLDMFKDKNILEFKQASSYYKEGKYEKAFESYKTVKSSDAEFKSIVYYNTANSLVRLKKFKEAREAYKKSLTLFYSKEAYENLLYIIDVKEQKQMNTGQQKSSKKSSIAKKKKSNKKTKEGGSSNMKVSASANSGANDKGKKTSTEVNINLNASKAKLSSKQYELINKRGVDEKQPW; encoded by the coding sequence ATGACTTTTCTAAATCCTGAGTATTTTTGGCTTTTTTTATTTTTAATAGCTGGTTTTATAAAAAAAGATTTTAAAGAGTTACGCATAACTTCTTTTGGTTATATACTTACTTTAGTTTTTATCATATTAGCTTTAACTCGCCCTGTTATTGAGCAAGAACCTATACAAAGTGAGCAAATTTTAAGTGATGTTGTTATAGCGGTGGATTTATCATACTCCATGCAAGCAAGAGATATAAAACCTACAAGGTTACACAAAGCAAAAGAGATTTTAAACACTTTGGTTAAAGTACAATACAAGAGTAGGTTTGGTGTTCTTGGCTTCACTACAAATGCCATAATTTTATCACCAATGACACAAGACTCAGAACTTTTAAAGCATCTGTTTAATTCTCTTGATGATAAACTAATCATAACAAAAGGTAGTTCTATCATAGAAGCTTTAAAGTTATCTACAAAGATGTCGGAGTCTAAGCATCTAAGCCTTGTTATTTTAAGTGATGGTACAGATGCTACAAGCTTTGAAGATGAAGTTAGATTTGTAAAAGAGAACTTCATGGTAGTAAACATTTTTATGTTAGCTACAAAACAAGGTAGCACTTTAAGTCTTGCAAATGGAGAACTTTTAAAAGATGAAAATTCTGATATTGTAGTTAGTAGAGAAAATACAAATATAAAAGTATTAAGTAGTGCGACGGGTGGAGTTTACACAAAAGATTTGGGCGAATTATTGGATGCTTTAAATGAACAAAAAACACAAGATGAAAAATCAAAAACTATAATTATTAAAAATTTTGAATTATTTTACTATTTGATAGTTTTAGCGATTATTACATTTTTACTAAGTGTTACCAGTCTAAAAAAATACTTATTAGCTTTTTTTCTTCTTTTTGGAGTGAGTCTAGATGCTAATGTTTTAGATATGTTTAAAGATAAAAATATCTTAGAGTTTAAGCAAGCGAGTAGTTATTATAAAGAAGGTAAGTATGAAAAAGCGTTTGAGTCTTATAAAACTGTAAAGTCTTCAGATGCGGAGTTTAAGTCAATAGTTTATTATAATACAGCAAATTCTTTAGTTCGTTTGAAAAAGTTTAAAGAGGCAAGAGAGGCTTATAAAAAATCGCTTACTCTTTTTTACTCAAAAGAGGCGTATGAAAACTTACTTTATATCATAGATGTAAAAGAACAAAAGCAGATGAATACAGGGCAACAAAAAAGTTCTAAAAAATCTTCTATTGCTAAAAAAAAGAAGTCAAATAAAAAAACAAAAGAGGGTGGTAGCTCAAACATGAAAGTAAGTGCGAGTGCAAATAGTGGCGCAAATGATAAGGGTAAGAAAACTTCAACAGAGGTAAATATAAATTTAAATGCATCTAAAGCAAAACTAAGCTCAAAGCAGTATGAGTTAATAAATAAAAGGGGAGTTGATGAAAAACAACCTTGGTAA
- a CDS encoding VWA domain-containing protein: MLFVVKIFHAKLEDISKFVAIWYKNGFLDKISIMNYYSFEYPYLIFLLIPIIYCLYRCKEYMKPIYFVHLQFLSAKKNFLKLEWIVKILIFILLCISLASPIIVDKLNPYNRDGKDIVLAIDASGSMNSSGFDFEDEFSEGKRLSRFEITKIIATEFIQKRVSDNVGVVLYGDFAFIASPITYEKEIVSKMIAYLTQGMAGQNTAIGEAIVMSVRAFKHSSAKTKIIILLSDGEHNSGSVSPKDAIKLATDKKIKVYTIAMGNKGEADAALLEHIAKQSNGEFFSATSAKELRRVYSEIDKLESSKIKSREYLLKDYFYQIFLLLASGLLLFLLYREVRK, translated from the coding sequence TTGCTTTTTGTTGTCAAGATATTTCATGCTAAATTAGAAGATATTTCAAAATTTGTTGCGATTTGGTATAAAAATGGTTTTTTAGATAAAATATCTATAATGAATTATTATAGTTTTGAATATCCTTATCTTATATTTTTACTTATTCCAATAATATATTGCCTTTATAGATGCAAAGAGTATATGAAGCCAATATATTTTGTGCATTTACAGTTTTTATCTGCAAAAAAGAACTTTTTAAAACTAGAGTGGATTGTAAAAATTCTTATATTTATTCTGCTTTGTATCTCTTTAGCATCTCCTATCATTGTAGATAAATTAAATCCTTACAATAGAGATGGAAAAGATATAGTTTTAGCCATAGATGCAAGTGGCTCAATGAACTCTTCTGGTTTTGACTTTGAAGATGAATTTAGTGAAGGTAAAAGATTATCAAGGTTTGAAATAACAAAAATTATAGCAACTGAGTTTATACAAAAAAGAGTTAGTGATAATGTTGGTGTGGTTTTGTATGGAGATTTTGCTTTTATAGCTTCACCGATTACTTATGAAAAAGAGATAGTGAGTAAAATGATTGCCTATTTGACCCAAGGTATGGCAGGACAAAATACTGCTATTGGTGAAGCGATTGTTATGAGTGTTAGAGCTTTTAAACACTCTAGTGCTAAAACAAAAATCATCATACTTTTAAGTGATGGCGAACATAACAGCGGAAGTGTCTCTCCCAAAGATGCCATAAAACTAGCAACTGATAAGAAGATTAAAGTATATACGATTGCGATGGGCAACAAGGGTGAAGCTGACGCAGCACTTTTAGAACATATAGCAAAGCAAAGTAATGGAGAGTTTTTTAGTGCTACCTCTGCAAAAGAGTTGAGAAGAGTTTACAGTGAGATAGATAAACTAGAATCATCAAAGATAAAAAGTAGAGAGTATCTTCTTAAAGATTATTTCTATCAAATATTTTTACTTTTAGCATCTGGACTACTTCTTTTTCTTTTATATAGGGAAGTGCGAAAATGA
- a CDS encoding cytochrome C, protein MKIIALLILSSIVIFASIYTKADRIKDMQIMEKAMSTISTGILYNNIDIVKDGAMLLSDTIRKVKPPIEVEVEKDPMARYINNRVIFSNKIVRNIDRKVKTILERFRDGDSRAASQAHAKIMKQCIQCHYEVLDW, encoded by the coding sequence ATGAAAATAATTGCATTGTTAATATTATCTAGTATAGTAATATTTGCTAGTATTTACACAAAAGCAGATAGAATTAAAGATATGCAAATTATGGAAAAAGCAATGTCAACAATATCTACTGGAATTTTATATAATAATATTGATATAGTTAAAGATGGTGCAATGTTACTTTCAGATACGATTAGAAAAGTTAAACCACCCATTGAAGTAGAAGTGGAAAAAGACCCAATGGCTAGATATATAAATAATAGGGTAATTTTTAGTAATAAAATAGTTAGGAATATAGACAGAAAAGTAAAAACTATTTTAGAAAGATTTAGGGATGGTGACTCAAGAGCAGCTTCTCAAGCTCATGCAAAAATAATGAAACAATGTATTCAGTGTCATTATGAAGTTCTAGACTGGTAG
- a CDS encoding TonB family protein, with product MIRHSSSFFLSIIFHIILLVSAFFIWKSIPSVKKIECNDKICIKLCDVVSQKQIIKPPSKPKPKQIPKAKKITKPKLDPIPVQKVIKEEFIKEPEVVEEKEEVLQTMEVIIAKSVAVENTMTKQKKVEDDYLQKHIAHIQRLLQENLYYPRRARERGIVGEVRIEFTLSTDAKAHSIRVISSNSEILSRAAVKTIEDLSGEFPKPKEELTITVPMTYSLIIN from the coding sequence ATGATTAGGCACAGCAGTTCATTTTTCTTATCGATTATCTTTCATATTATCTTGCTTGTGTCTGCTTTTTTTATTTGGAAGAGTATTCCATCTGTTAAAAAAATTGAGTGCAATGATAAGATTTGCATTAAACTTTGTGATGTAGTAAGTCAAAAACAAATCATAAAACCACCTTCAAAACCAAAGCCAAAACAAATACCAAAAGCTAAAAAAATAACAAAACCTAAACTTGATCCAATTCCTGTACAAAAAGTTATCAAAGAAGAGTTTATAAAAGAGCCTGAAGTTGTTGAGGAAAAAGAAGAAGTTTTACAAACTATGGAAGTGATTATAGCAAAGAGTGTTGCAGTAGAAAATACAATGACTAAACAAAAAAAAGTTGAAGATGATTATTTGCAAAAACATATAGCACACATACAAAGACTTTTGCAAGAAAACCTATACTATCCAAGAAGAGCAAGAGAAAGAGGAATAGTTGGAGAAGTGAGAATCGAGTTTACACTATCTACAGATGCTAAAGCACACTCCATTAGAGTAATCTCATCAAATAGCGAAATCCTTAGTAGAGCAGCTGTAAAAACTATTGAAGATTTATCTGGTGAATTTCCAAAACCAAAAGAAGAGCTTACTATTACTGTTCCTATGACTTACTCATTGATAATAAATTAA
- a CDS encoding ammonium transporter produces the protein MLEADFKYIIDTFFALFSMVLIIFMVPGFAMLEAGLVRTKNVTSVLTINVMIYTVASISFLLIGYTLAFGSWENDSMSIWAAFMFQMAFVGKTINIMSGGVSERVRIFPLALFAVIMGAFIYPTVVNISWGADMIAGTLFDLDMYDLAGSTVIHSTGGWALLASILIMGSRKGRYSNGKIRVIPASNIPLVVLGAFLLWIGWFGFNGGSVGSISSVENANLVAKTIMNTNTAGLAGALIAGILMYVRYKLFDITMILNGALGGLVAVTAGPDLYDMYTPILIGLVGGTLVVFAVPIFDKLKLDDPVGALSVHLVNGIWGTLAVGIFVDSVSFMAQLKGVVVVAVFVFSVSFTVLYLINKVSKFRADDDAQQEGMDVNECGVEAYPEFRRAI, from the coding sequence ATGCTAGAAGCTGATTTTAAATACATCATCGACACTTTTTTCGCACTATTTTCAATGGTGCTTATAATCTTCATGGTACCAGGTTTTGCTATGCTAGAAGCAGGACTTGTTCGTACCAAAAATGTCACTTCTGTTTTAACTATAAATGTTATGATTTATACTGTCGCATCAATATCTTTTTTACTTATCGGTTATACGCTTGCTTTTGGTTCTTGGGAAAATGATAGCATGAGCATCTGGGCTGCATTTATGTTTCAAATGGCCTTTGTTGGTAAAACTATAAATATAATGAGTGGTGGTGTTAGTGAGAGAGTTCGTATCTTTCCTTTAGCTTTGTTTGCCGTTATTATGGGTGCTTTTATCTACCCAACAGTTGTGAATATTAGCTGGGGTGCAGATATGATAGCAGGAACTTTGTTTGATTTAGATATGTATGATTTAGCAGGTTCTACTGTTATCCATTCTACTGGTGGGTGGGCACTTTTGGCATCTATCCTCATTATGGGTTCTCGTAAAGGTCGTTATTCAAACGGCAAGATTAGAGTTATTCCAGCTTCAAATATCCCTCTTGTTGTTCTAGGTGCTTTTTTACTTTGGATAGGTTGGTTTGGTTTTAATGGCGGAAGTGTTGGTTCAATCTCAAGTGTTGAAAATGCCAACTTAGTTGCTAAAACCATTATGAATACTAACACAGCGGGTTTAGCAGGTGCTTTAATTGCTGGAATATTAATGTATGTTAGATATAAACTTTTTGATATTACGATGATTTTAAATGGTGCTCTAGGTGGCTTAGTTGCAGTTACTGCTGGACCTGATTTATATGATATGTATACTCCTATCTTAATAGGTTTAGTTGGTGGTACCTTAGTTGTTTTTGCTGTTCCTATCTTTGATAAGTTAAAATTAGATGATCCAGTTGGTGCTTTATCTGTGCATCTTGTAAATGGAATTTGGGGAACACTTGCAGTTGGTATTTTTGTAGATAGTGTTTCTTTTATGGCTCAACTTAAAGGTGTGGTAGTTGTTGCAGTTTTTGTTTTTAGTGTTTCTTTTACAGTTTTATATCTTATCAATAAAGTTTCTAAGTTTAGAGCAGATGATGATGCTCAACAAGAGGGAATGGATGTTAATGAGTGTGGTGTGGAAGCATATCCAGAATTTAGAAGGGCAATATAA
- a CDS encoding P-II family nitrogen regulator — translation MKKVEAIIKPFKLEDVKDALAEIGIEGMTVSEVKGYGRQKGHSELYRGAEYVVDFLPKIKMDIVVNDEMVDSVTSTIVEAARTGKIGDGKIFVSDIEKIIRIRTGETDNEAV, via the coding sequence ATGAAAAAAGTAGAAGCAATAATAAAACCGTTTAAACTAGAAGATGTTAAAGATGCATTAGCAGAAATCGGAATAGAAGGAATGACTGTTAGTGAAGTTAAAGGTTATGGTCGTCAAAAAGGGCATAGTGAACTTTATCGTGGTGCTGAGTATGTCGTAGACTTTTTACCAAAAATAAAAATGGACATTGTTGTAAATGATGAGATGGTTGATAGTGTAACAAGCACAATCGTTGAAGCTGCTAGAACTGGTAAGATAGGTGATGGTAAGATATTTGTTAGTGATATTGAGAAAATTATTCGTATAAGAACAGGTGAAACTGATAACGAGGCTGTTTAA
- a CDS encoding ammonium transporter, which yields MKRYLLALFALPTLVFAEDSLNSGDTAWMLVATAFVMLMTPAGLALFYGGLTRSKNVLNTIGMSLGAYAVGTLVWVLVGYSIAFGDGDLIGTGKVMLSGITSGTLSGTIPELLFVAFQGTFAAIAVAIASGSMIERVKFSTYMVFAALWIVAVYAPITHWAWGGGETLNFGEMDFAGGTVVHLNAGVAGFVVAMILGRRKDYGKVAIKPFSPILVVLGAALLWFGWFGFNAGSEVAADGVAASAFLVTNVAASLGVIGWILVEWLVYKKATLVGGASGAVAGLVAITPASGSAGVEGAIIIGLVGGALGFYGVSKLKTIFKVDDSLDAFWIHGLVGIWGSIATAIFIADYAMAEDYNMITQLGAQFSAIGLTIVYSGIVTAIVFYIASALTGGGRVDEETESRGLDETVHGEKALNL from the coding sequence ATGAAGAGATATTTACTTGCTTTATTTGCGTTACCTACATTGGTATTTGCAGAAGATTCGTTAAACAGTGGTGATACCGCTTGGATGTTAGTGGCTACGGCATTTGTAATGTTGATGACTCCCGCGGGACTTGCACTTTTTTATGGTGGTCTTACAAGAAGTAAAAATGTACTTAATACTATTGGTATGAGTTTAGGTGCTTACGCTGTTGGTACTTTAGTATGGGTTTTAGTTGGTTACTCAATCGCGTTTGGTGATGGTGACTTAATAGGAACAGGGAAAGTTATGTTGTCAGGGATTACTTCTGGTACTTTAAGTGGAACTATTCCAGAGTTACTTTTTGTTGCATTTCAAGGAACATTTGCTGCAATAGCTGTTGCAATCGCTAGTGGTTCTATGATTGAGAGAGTTAAATTCTCAACTTATATGGTATTTGCAGCTTTATGGATAGTAGCTGTTTATGCACCTATAACACACTGGGCTTGGGGTGGTGGTGAGACACTTAACTTTGGAGAGATGGACTTTGCCGGTGGTACAGTTGTTCACTTAAATGCTGGTGTTGCTGGTTTTGTTGTAGCTATGATACTTGGAAGAAGAAAAGATTATGGAAAAGTTGCTATTAAACCTTTCTCTCCTATCTTAGTTGTTCTTGGTGCTGCTTTACTATGGTTCGGTTGGTTCGGTTTTAATGCTGGGTCTGAAGTTGCTGCTGATGGTGTTGCTGCATCTGCATTTCTTGTAACTAATGTTGCTGCTTCACTTGGTGTGATTGGTTGGATACTTGTAGAGTGGTTAGTGTATAAGAAAGCTACTTTAGTTGGTGGTGCTTCGGGTGCTGTTGCTGGATTAGTTGCTATTACTCCTGCATCTGGTTCTGCTGGTGTTGAAGGTGCTATTATTATTGGTCTAGTTGGTGGTGCCCTTGGTTTTTATGGTGTTTCTAAACTAAAAACAATCTTTAAAGTTGATGATTCTTTAGATGCATTTTGGATTCATGGTCTTGTTGGTATCTGGGGTTCAATCGCAACTGCAATATTTATAGCTGATTATGCAATGGCAGAGGATTATAATATGATAACTCAATTAGGAGCTCAGTTTTCTGCGATTGGTTTAACTATTGTTTATTCAGGTATAGTTACGGCAATCGTATTTTACATAGCTTCAGCACTTACAGGTGGTGGAAGAGTTGATGAAGAAACAGAATCGCGTGGACTTGATGAAACAGTTCATGGTGAAAAGGCACTTAATCTATAA
- a CDS encoding DMT family transporter translates to MQYTSAGNMAVLIFLQLLFSYLYFNILGKEKMNSLHLVGALVILLPDELSFNKGDLLILVGAMIAPFANFYQKRARKFCSAETILGFRTVIGLPFIAFLAIYFEPSISYENFILALPYLLFIGIVIYVVSKIMWIEALHRISITKVSAMMGLVPMMTLFFAYIYLNEVPQMQQIIGILPIIIGGYLLTKPSPN, encoded by the coding sequence ATGCAATACACAAGCGCTGGGAACATGGCTGTCTTAATTTTTTTACAACTTCTGTTTTCTTATCTGTACTTCAATATTTTAGGCAAAGAAAAGATGAATTCCTTGCATCTAGTAGGTGCTTTAGTTATCCTTCTTCCTGATGAACTTAGTTTTAATAAAGGTGACTTACTCATCTTAGTTGGTGCTATGATTGCTCCATTTGCAAATTTTTACCAAAAAAGAGCTAGAAAATTTTGTTCCGCTGAAACTATTTTAGGTTTTAGAACAGTAATTGGTCTTCCCTTTATAGCTTTTCTAGCTATTTATTTTGAGCCAAGTATAAGTTATGAAAACTTCATTTTAGCACTTCCCTACTTACTTTTTATAGGAATTGTAATCTATGTAGTTTCTAAAATTATGTGGATTGAAGCACTACATAGAATCTCTATAACTAAAGTTTCAGCGATGATGGGGCTTGTTCCTATGATGACTCTCTTTTTTGCATATATTTATCTAAATGAAGTACCTCAGATGCAACAAATTATCGGCATCTTGCCTATTATCATAGGTGGATACTTACTTACAAAACCTAGCCCAAATTAA